A part of Arachis hypogaea cultivar Tifrunner chromosome 12, arahy.Tifrunner.gnm2.J5K5, whole genome shotgun sequence genomic DNA contains:
- the LOC112728621 gene encoding berberine bridge enzyme-like 17 produces MVTSSSSLSFLLLSTLLAPTIVLLLQSSVLHANSDAYFHTCLSNKRWKNPSAPVSVTGALYTRDNSSFSDILSLHTRNKRFNRPYTPKPIAIITPFHESHIQAAVVCSKASNFQLRIRSGGHDYEGYSYVSDVPFVLLDMYTFKSIHVNIQNATALVEAGASLGQLYYKVAQNSNVHGVPGGICPSVGTGGHFGGGGYGILMRKYGLAVDNIIDAKIVDVNGNILDRKSMGEDLFWAIRGGGGASFGVIVSWTMKLVEVPPVVTVFRLNRTLEQGGSDLVYKWQHVAPKLHRDIFIRLQIEVRQKTVRVSFVCEFLGRVDRLLSLMKKSFPELGLTKSDCFELPWVNSTLFFAEYPIGTVAEALLYESSRPADSYFKAKSDYVQKVISKEGLQSVWKKFIESEVMIMEWNPYGGRMWDIPASATPFPHRSGNLFQIQYMLTWYQDGEDAINHNLNILRSMYKIMTPFVSKSPRQAYLNYRDRDIGANPSNGTTNVDAARIYGAKFFRENFDKLVQVKTKVDPENFFRYEQSIPPHKY; encoded by the coding sequence ATggtgacatcatcatcatccttgtCGTTTCTTCTCCTTTCAACTCTGCTAGCACCCaccattgttcttcttcttcaatcttccgTTTTACATGCAAACTCAGATGCTTACTTTCACACTTGCCTCTCAAACAAGAGATGGAAAAATCCATCAGCTCCTGTTAGCGTGACCGGAGCGCTATACACCAGAGACAACTCATCCTTTTCCGACATCCTCAGCCTCCACACCCGCAACAAGAGGTTCAACAGACCATACACGCCCAAACCCATCGCCATCATAACCCCTTTTCACGAATCGCACATTCAGGCGGCGGTTGTATGCTCCAAAGCCAGCAACTTTCAGCTCAGAATCCGAAGCGGCGGCCATGACTACGAAGGCTACTCCTACGTATCAGATGTTCCCTTCGTTCTTCTCGACATGTACACTTTTAAATCCATTCACGTCAACATTCAAAATGCCACCGCTTTGGTTGAAGCCGGCGCATCACTTGGCCAGCTTTATTACAAAGTCGCGCAGAACAGCAACGTTCACGGCGTTCCTGGCGGAATCTGTCCGTCCGTCGGCACCGGCGGCCACTTCGGCGGCGGTGGCTATGGCATCCTCATGAGAAAATACGGCCTCGCCGTAGACAATATAATTGATGCAAAAATCGTGGATGTAAATGGTAATATCCTTGACAGAAAATCAATGGGGGAGGATCTGTTCTGGGCCATAAGAGGAGGTGGAGGTGCCAGTTTCGGTGTGATTGTCTCGTGGACGATGAAGCTGGTGGAAGTTCCTCCTGTGGTGACGGTGTTCAGGTTGAACAGGACCTTGGAACAAGGCGGCTCGGATCTTGTTTACAAGTGGCAACATGTTGCACCGAAGCTCCACAGGGATATTTTCATCAGACTCCAGATCGAGGTGCGTCAAAAGACGGTTCGAGTTTCCTTCGTCTGCGAGTTCCTGGGACGAGTCGATAGACTTCTGAGTTTGATGAAAAAAAGTTTTCCAGAACTGGGATTAACCAAAAGTGATTGCTTTGAATTGCCTTGGGTCAACAGCACTCTTTTCTTTGCAGAATATCCAATCGGAACAGTAGCAGAAGCGTTGCTATACGAATCATCAAGACCTGCTGACTCCTATTTTAAGGCCAAATCAGATTATGTGCAGAAAGTTATTTCAAAAGAGGGTTTGCAATCTGTATGGAAAAAGTTCATCGAGAGTGAGGTAATGATCATGGAATGGAACCCCTATGGTGGAAGAATGTGGGACATTCCAGCTTCGGCTACTCCGTTTCCTCATAGATCAGGGAACTTGTTCCAGATTCAGTACATGTTAACTTGGTATCAAGATGGAGAGGATGCCATTAATCATAACTTGAATATTTTAAGGTCCATGTATAAGATTATGACTCCTTTTGTTTCGAAATCGCCAAGACAGGCTTACCTTAACTACAGGGACAGAGATATTGGAGCCAATCCAAGCAATGGAACAACCAATGTTGACGCCGCTCGAATTTATGGAGCCAagttttttagagagaatttTGATAAACTGGTGCAGGTCAAAACCAAAGTTGACCCTGAGAACTTCTTTAGATATGAACAGAGTATACCACCTCACAAATATTAA
- the LOC112728622 gene encoding berberine bridge enzyme-like 17, with amino-acid sequence MVTSSSSSLSFLLLSTLLAPTIVLLLQSSVLHANPDAYFHTCLSNKRWKNPSAPVSVTGALYTRDNSSFLDILSLHTRNKRFNRPYTPKPIAIITPFHESHIQAAVVCSKASNFQLRIRSGGHDYEGYSYVSDVPFVLLDMYTFKSIHVNIQNATALVEAGASLGQLYYKVARNSHVHGVPGGICPSVGTGGHFGGGGYGNLMRKYGLAVDNIIDAKIVDVNGNILDRKSMGEDLFWAIRGGGGASFGVIVSWTMKLVEVPPVVTVFRLNRTLEQGGSDLVYKWQHVAPKLHRDIFIRLQIEVRQKTVRVSFVCEFLGRVDRLLSLMKKSFPELGLTKSDCFEMPWVNSTLFFAEWPMGTVAEALLYEPKRPADSYFKAKSDYVQKVISKEGLQSVWKQFIESEIMIMEWNPYGGRMWDIPASATPFPHRSGNLFQIQYMITWYQDGEDTINHNLNILRSMYKVMTPFVSKSPRQAYLNYRDRDIGANPSNGTTNVDAARIYGAKFFRENFDKLVQVKTKVDPENFFRYEQSIPPHKY; translated from the coding sequence ATggtgacatcatcatcatcatcattgtcatTTCTTCTCCTTTCAACTCTGCTAGCACCCaccattgttcttcttcttcaatcttccgTTTTACATGCAAACCCAGATGCTTACTTTCACACTTGTCTCTCAAACAAGAGATGGAAAAACCCATCAGCTCCTGTTAGCGTGACCGGAGCACTATACACCAGAGACAACTCATCCTTTTTGGACATCCTCAGCCTCCACACCCGCAACAAGAGGTTCAACAGACCATACACACCCAAACCCATCGCCATCATAACCCCTTTTCACGAATCGCACATTCAGGCGGCGGTTGTATGCTCCAAAGCCAGCAACTTTCAGCTCAGAATCCGAAGCGGCGGCCATGACTACGAAGGCTACTCCTACGTATCAGATGTTCCCTTCGTTCTTCTCGACATGTACACTTTTAAATCCATTCACGTCAATATTCAAAATGCCACCGCTTTGGTTGAGGCCGGCGCATCACTTGGCCAGCTTTATTACAAAGTCGCGCGGAACAGCCACGTTCACGGCGTTCCTGGCGGAATCTGTCCGTCCGTCGGCACCGGCGGCCACTTCGGCGGCGGTGGCTATGGCAACCTCATGAGAAAATACGGCCTCGCCGTAGACAATATAATTGATGCAAAAATCGTGGATGTAAATGGTAATATCCTTGACAGAAAATCAATGGGGGAGGATCTGTTCTGGGCAATAAGAGGAGGTGGAGGTGCCAGTTTCGGTGTGATTGTCTCGTGGACGATGAAGCTGGTGGAAGTACCTCCAGTGGTGACGGTGTTCAGGTTGAACAGGACCTTGGAACAAGGCGGCTCGGATCTTGTTTACAAGTGGCAACATGTTGCACCGAAGCTCCACAGGGATATTTTCATCAGACTCCAGATCGAGGTGCGTCAAAAGACGGTTCGAGTTTCCTTCGTCTGCGAGTTCCTGGGACGAGTCGATAGACTTCTGAGTTTGATGAAAAAAAGTTTTCCAGAACTGGGATTAACCAAAAGTGATTGCTTTGAAATGCCTTGGGTCAACAGCACTCTCTTCTTTGCAGAATGGCCAATGGGAACAGTAGCAGAAGCGTTGCTATACGAACCAAAAAGACCTGCTGACTCCTATTTTAAGGCCAAATCAGATTATGTGCAGAAAGTAATTTCAAAAGAGGGTTTGCAATCTGTATGGAAACAGTTCATCGAGAGTGAGATAATGATCATGGAATGGAACCCCTATGGTGGAAGAATGTGGGACATTCCAGCTTCGGCTACTCCGTTTCCTCATAGATCAGGGAACTTGTTCCAGATTCAGTACATGATAACTTGGTATCAAGATGGAGAAGATACCATTAATCATAACTTGAATATTTTAAGGTCCATGTATAAGGTTATGACTCCATTCGTTTCGAAATCGCCAAGACAGGCTTACCTTAACTATAGGGACAGAGATATTGGAGCCAATCCAAGCAATGGAACAACCAACGTTGACGCCGCTCGAATTTATGGAGCCAAGTTTTTCAGAGAGAATTTTGATAAACTGGTGCAGGTCAAAACCAAAGTTGACCCTGAGAACTTCTTTAGATATGAACAGAGTATACCACCTCACAAATATTAA